TATAAATGGTAAGCATAGTATCGTATCTGTTATTCAATATTATCATTTGCTTCTTCAAATCGACAGGGTGTCCGTTACAATTAAACTGTAAATTTACAAATCCGGGATTAGTCCCTTCGCAGTTTTGCCCGAGCCGGACTCGGCCAAGTGGATGGAATTTGTATtgctttgtagtttttttgcCGCACGTTCTGTACCTACTTCGAAAACAAGTTCTTATATgattgtaaatttttattaatttatttcaaactaATCGATGCAGCTGAACCAAATTATtgctttttattgaaaaaatattgctgatcacaataaaaaaaaacatatggcAGAACAAAAATACTTGCATAGTTGCTTGCCAGGAGACCatcttttaataaaataattcctTGAACTTTaaggaaaatattgttttgcttcgaacttagaccaaaaactatgcaaaaatgtaaaaaaaacagtgtgacaTTGTGTTGAACCATTTTCTCGCCTTGGcaggactgtgaaggggtttaTGTTaccattttactttttgtttagtttactAGTACTGAAAACGTATGAAAAAAATACTTGTTTGACttggtttaacacgttgatgctatcaaaaatgatagccatggcagtcaacgtgttaatgttATGTTCTGCTTACTATGTCTGAAGTATATAACTTCTATTTTATTGTATAAGAAACAATTCTAAGCAAGAATTTAAGAACAAAAAATCTAATTATGTATATTCCACAGTTCAACTACGGTTCCGTGGACTTCCCAATCGATCTGCAAATAATAATCCACGTCAGAACAATGACCAACAACAGCAAAGGCCGATACAACAGCAACGCCAAGAACCACCACAGCAGAATAATCCTGTCCCTAATCGCGTTCTTCCACATGTGATCATAATGCCAGGGATAGAAAACTTCCAAGAGTTTCTCCAGCGTCATGCTAACGGGAACCATCAACAACTATTCGTCAACTTGGGGATAGGGCACCAACATGCACCAAATAACGTGTCTTTAGTGAGCGATCGCGGTATTTGTGCATACGGCGTATCCAGATACGAAATACGCGTGATGGATGGGGAGCTGCAGAATTTTACAAAACTGGAACGTTTGTCAGTTCGCAACTACAAGTTGGTCACCGATACGTCACTTGATCATTTGGAATCGGCCGCTCCACACTTGAAGATGTTAGATGTGACTGGAACTTCTGTGACGGCTGATGGTGTGCGCAGCTTTAGATTATCCCGATCCAACTGTGTTATCATTTCCGATTTTGACAAAGACGCAGACACCGATGATCTCTCGGGATccgaaaatcaataaattctCACATCAGTATCGTGCTCACGAATAGCACATGAATCATTTCGTAAACGAAGACCGGCTTAGGAATATATAAGATTATTTAGATCAAACACATTTGGAATTGATGCTATGTTCCTTTCACATTTTATATCGATCATCAGATGTACTTAAAGCGGCCGACTTTCCATGGTCATAATCGAACATCTGTTAAGTGAAAATAAAGAATACCGTACGGTTTTAATTTCCGTAAACTAAGTGTTTATTTACGTTGTTCAGATGACTATTATACTAATTTCGGCTTTAAAAAATCGTGCCtactttgaaataaaatatggtGCAATTTCTATGCAAATTGGtggaaattatattttatgcCCTTTTTCGAGGTAACGCATTCATTTTATGGCGCACGCGGCCTTTTTTTCGCTCTATTGTATTTAAGATGGCGCTAAGACAATCGTGCAAAAACGTTCAATTGAAAACctatttgaatgaaatactGACTAAACTCTCCTTTAATGAGCGAATAAGCACAACTGGCATGTGGAAATAAAGAACAAATAAAGGAATTAATATAGTATTCAGCGTTTAGCCCCCGtgaaaaaaacactcaaaacttagtacaattttattgttttgccaTCCGAAATGGTATCCTTTATTTTAGGAGTCTTCAGAAGCTTCCAGCACAGCTCCAGAATAAGCTAAATCCCAATAATGTTCAACATGATGCTTCTGAAAGAAATCTCTGGCGCTTTTCTCCAGTGGAAATGATTTATACTTAAATTCACCAAAGTTCCGACGTTGATTTGTTCCTTCCCAAACTAATACACACGCATTGGGTATCTCGTTTCCATCTGCATTTTTCACTAAATCCTCCTCCCATTTGATGCGATGCAACATAAGGCGGCGATATTTCTTTTGCTGTTTTGGTCCACCTTCTACGACAACGACACAGCAGTCGCGAAACAAAACGCAAACACCAGTTAGAAACAGTTGCTTCGCGTTCGTTTCAACCTTAAACTTTTTACTCTGCTGATCTTGCAGCTCGCGAATCCGATAAACTGCTACATGCACACCTAGGGTGGTGTCTTCCTTTAATTTGCGCATTTTCTTGTCACGACGCTGGTCATCAGTAAGTTTCCGGGCGGCATTAGCTTCTTCGTGAAGTTTCTGTCGTTTGGCCATCTGTTCTCGTACATGAGCTTCGATTTTTGTTGGATCTTGCACTGCCTCCGTTCCTAGCACTCGCATAAGATTTGATATGCGAAGCTTTGGCTCAGGCGGAGGTTCCAAACCGAGGCGaattttttcttgttcctcTTTCCAAGCTTCCCGTCTATTTTGCCGACGAAGTTTTTTCCGTTCCTTCTTGGTAAGAAACACTGGCAGATAAACGGAACGTGATGATTCGTCTGTAAACGAATTTGAGAATGTTGCGTTAgtgtttttcattgtttgttCTCCATTGATTGCGATATTgaaatgaatgattttattttatgcagTAGTGAATCGACTATACCAATCCGCTTTGTTGAGtgttggataaaaaaaaaacagtacttTACAACGAATAATTGAGAGTCAGACTATAATCCGACACACACTTTCGATTAGTTGAAATAAGGTGCCGTGCACATTTATGAATCGTCGTGTTTCCAAAAGGCAGGTTTTAAAAAGGCCTGCAATCAGGACTACTTTATAGTCAGATTTGGTCTCTTTGTCTAGTTTTCACTCAATATGCGTCAATGTAGCAAGAAATGGATAAACCAGGGAAAATAACGATCATGATGAAAAAGCAGTTGAATCTTATTGTGATAgatcaaacatgtttgtatCTACATGTAACAATCGTAAATCGTGTTCAGTGGTAGGACCAGAACCTAAACAAGTAAAATACAATCATATAgtgatttatttacaaaaagttCATACTTTTGACATGCTACTGAAATGTAAATtgattagaataaaaatataaaatcatgaaataaaatttaaaaatttatgtaCATTTACTTATGCGAATGATACCGTTCCACCAAGCCTAGTAAGCATTTGAGGAGAGTAGTAGTTGGTTTAAATCAGGGTtctccaaactttttttaacgcgGGCCGCATTGGGTGGACTAACCGTAGCGTTAGGCCACATTTTCCCAAGGAGGAGAGGGTCTCGTAGGGCCGTAGTTTGGAGACCCCTGTTTTAAACTAATGTAAAAAGAACGGCCTTGAGTCTAGGTCCTAGACATAGCCACCAGTAAAGCCAGACATTGGACCCCCCgtggcaaaatcatcatgctttctcgttctgttggTATCAATTGTCGATTGGAGATAGAGCGGGATTGGATTATAGAGCGGCAGTAAACGGTTTaggaaatattgaatttcTACAACTTTAAGAATGCTTCAATTCTGTTGCATACTTACTTGGTGGACGCATTTGGGTGGGATGCTCGATGAGATTAGTGATCGATGAATCTCTAATAGAAATATTTCCCTGGTCATCAAAAGTATTTAAATCATCGGCCAGTATTACCGAATCCCACCACTCCATAAGCGGCACATCATTCGAATGCGATTCCGCCTTTGGGGCGATCAGCGCCAATTTAGTTGCCGAACTTATTCCTGTTTTGCGTGCGATCTGAGAAATTTCATTCTGCAACTTTTCTAACTGCGCCTTCATTCGCATACGTTCGGCTAGTTGCTGAAACTTTCCTGGCTCGTGGAAGCGTAAAGAACGTTTACTCCTGATAGCAGGTTTAAGTGCAATGCGATCGTCGTGAAAGTGTGTGTCGTTGGCTTCATCGTTCTGTACGCGTTCAGCAGCTTGTTGGGTTTTGGTTGATTCTCGCTTTTTGGCACGAATGTTGGCCTTCAGCGTAGGTGTCAACTGCGGTACAACTACAGTTCGACCACTTCCATCAACAGTGCGCCCTTCGGCGTCTAGAATCAATGGTTTTGGTTTGTCTTGAACCatttgtggtggtggtaacACATTCGCCAATGTCCCGGACAACTTCAATCGAATCTGCTCTTGCAGTTGCGCTATTTTCTTTGACCTCTCAGCGTCCGAAATTGCTGGTGCGTTGACATCTGGCAGGAGGTTGCTGCTGTCGATGGTTTTAGACCGGGCTGGATTGGTGGTAGAGGCTGGTCCCGCTTCCGTTGCACCGACAGCTGcggctgctgccgctgcagcAGCAGAGATTTTAGCAGTCACTGCATCCGCTGCAGCTATTGCAGAAGCCGGTATGTTggctattttattattttttatgctttgtagattttttttgcgttcttCTATTTGACGTTGGgcattttccatcatcatttGTATATGGGCCATGGAAAATTTGGTAGCAGCTTCCGTGTTTTGACCATTGTTCTTTCCTTCTCCTCCATTTTTAGGTAACATTTCTTCTTTGTTGTCCTCGTTCCGTTTTGCTCTTTTCCAATCGACTGGTTGGTTTGGGATTGCCACAGTTGGCTCAGCGGAACGCTTATTAGATGATGCTGATTcgatggttgtttttcctgcagCTGCTGTGCGGATGGGTTGCCCATGGCTTctaaaattatcaacaaaatctTCCACCTTATCACCTATTCTCAGTGCTTTACTGTCTCCGATGACGCACGAAAGATCCTTTACAAGTTTACACCGATCAAAGCCATTGTACAAATTCGATTCTATTGCCGACAACACGTTTGTGTCTGCCGAACCAAGTACCTTGGAAACTTGTTTTTCTAAGCTGGATCGAACAGCATCCAACTCACGATGCGATAGGCATGCCATTTCAAACACACTTAGCTGAATATGTCACGGAATAAATCCACCAATTCAAGATATTTACTTTGAGATGAGCATAGATAGCGCTCCGTTTTCACCAGAATTAGCTAGGCttcgtttcttttctatttgacAGAATAACTTCTGTCATAAAAGCCGTCATTTTAACCGTTTAAACCGGTTAAAGTGACTCGTCGGAGACCCGATGCGTTGTACACACTGTGTACTACACACTATCAGATCAAGTAACAATGTGTGTAACGAAACGGATCATTATGCTTTGTCGCTCTGTCTAATTGGCAATTGTTACtaccagaacgagaaagcatgatgttTTTTCCCGCTGGGAATCAAGTACAATATGAAACCTCCCAAGCAGCCCATGGACCATATAAACCGGTGCAGGGTACTCGCTGTACACTCGCTCGGATATTCATAAAATATGTAGCGCACCTCGAAGTTAAACCGATTAtgattttctctctctctctctctctctctctctctctctctctctctctctctctctatctctctctctgtctctctctctctctttttctctctctttctctctctctctctctctctctctactgAACCACTACTAACTTAGTAGTACTAGCCCTGGTTTGTGGTTGCTAGCCACTAACCTGATTGAAACCCATAAATTGCCAAACAAAAGGCGGAAGTGtatctcggggtccacactacagcgcgacgtcccgtcacaaaacgcgacgtcgcctgacaggcggccgaactccatacaaaaaaatgtcgcacaaatcaaggtgtataaattagaaggtgaagtcgtccagtgtaaaatgacatttcatgacttgacataacacttctggggtattcatatggattttgagggggggtatcggaaaaggattgggcttttgacataactcttctcaaatatggcaccccttcccaaggtgtataaatatagaaggtgactttatgtcgctttggaaggggtgccatatttgagaagtgTTATTTCAATCAACTAATTATTCGCCACGACATCAATATGTCTTACTTTAAGATGTCCATCCAGTCTTCCTGTACAATCCGGGAAATGCATTTCAAAGATCCGAGAGATGCCTGCTCCATCGATTCCAGCGGTTAAGGCGTCCGGTTCAGATCAGTGCTAAAATGCCGAGATAGATGATTCGGTGGATGCCTTCTCCATCGGTTGCAGCGGGTGAGCACAGTGAGCACAGTCCCAGATTGCCGGGATTGGTGATTCGGACGAAGCATTCTTCATCGGTTGCGGCGGTTCCAGGAGATGTCTTCTCGATCACCAACAGCAAACAAGGGTGTTATTCTATATAACATCAAGAACACCATTGTTTCACATAAATCATTGCTCCACACTAAAAAGTTTCCCATTACCGgcctgctacacgagccgcaaactccaaccgcaaactcaaaaaccgtataagtttacgtcaaaatctttgcggttcgtgtagccgcgttttgcggtaccaattctgtgagccacgctacacgagccgcaaactcaaaaactttgcggcgcaaagaggtacagtcgactctcgataattcaaacgttcgataattcgaaactctcgataattcgaagtatatcagtagtcccttggaaaactctcactatttcgaataaaaacaatacgatttggtacactcgataattcgaagcaaaattcaaagCTAGTTTGCTCTCTTCACGCGGTAATTCGAAGCTGTACCCACTCAACTCGCAACAATTCGAAGTTCTGAGCAAGTTGAAACGTGGTAGAACGCGTCACATTGTGGGTGCCCTGTAACACTCTGTTGAATGTATACGAAAATGTTCGTCCGAATTAGACTACATGGTGTAGACGGGTGGACGGACATATTTGGGGCACAACTGctttgtaggaaggtgcacaaagaaaagtgaagaaaaaacagttagcgaaaaccgtagctgcttatttcctaccactcttgataattcgaactctcgataaatcgaacttttttctgggtccctccatcttcgaattatcgagagtcgac
Above is a window of Anopheles coustani unplaced genomic scaffold, idAnoCousDA_361_x.2 scaffold_12_ctg1, whole genome shotgun sequence DNA encoding:
- the LOC131271218 gene encoding U4/U6 small nuclear ribonucleoprotein Prp3 isoform X3, translated to MLPKNGGEGKNNGQNTEAATKFSMAHIQMMMENAQRQIEERKKNLQSIKNNKIANIPASAIAAADAVTAKISAAAAAAAAAVGATEAGPASTTNPARSKTIDSSNLLPDVNAPAISDAERSKKIAQLQEQIRLKLSGTLANVLPPPQMVQDKPKPLILDAEGRTVDGSGRTVVVPQLTPTLKANIRAKKRESTKTQQAAERVQNDEANDTHFHDDRIALKPAIRSKRSLRFHEPGKFQQLAERMRMKAQLEKLQNEISQIARKTGISSATKLALIAPKAESHSNDVPLMEWWDSVILADDLNTFDDQGNISIRDSSITNLIEHPTQMRPPNESSRSVYLPVFLTKKERKKLRRQNRREAWKEEQEKIRLGLEPPPEPKLRISNLMRVLGTEAVQDPTKIEAHVREQMAKRQKLHEEANAARKLTDDQRRDKKMRKLKEDTTLGVHVAVYRIRELQDQQSKKFKVETNAKQLFLTGVCVLFRDCCVVVVEGGPKQQKKYRRLMLHRIKWEEDLVKNADGNEIPNACVLVWEGTNQRRNFGEFKYKSFPLEKSARDFFQKHHVEHYWDLAYSGAVLEASEDS
- the LOC131271218 gene encoding U4/U6 small nuclear ribonucleoprotein Prp3 isoform X1 — translated: MACLSHRELDAVRSSLEKQVSKVLGSADTNVLSAIESNLYNGFDRCKLVKDLSCVIGDSKALRIGDKVEDFVDNFRSHGQPIRTAAAGKTTIESASSNKRSAEPTVAIPNQPVDWKRAKRNEDNKEEMLPKNGGEGKNNGQNTEAATKFSMAHIQMMMENAQRQIEERKKNLQSIKNNKIANIPASAIAAADAVTAKISAAAAAAAAAVGATEAGPASTTNPARSKTIDSSNLLPDVNAPAISDAERSKKIAQLQEQIRLKLSGTLANVLPPPQMVQDKPKPLILDAEGRTVDGSGRTVVVPQLTPTLKANIRAKKRESTKTQQAAERVQNDEANDTHFHDDRIALKPAIRSKRSLRFHEPGKFQQLAERMRMKAQLEKLQNEISQIARKTGISSATKLALIAPKAESHSNDVPLMEWWDSVILADDLNTFDDQGNISIRDSSITNLIEHPTQMRPPNESSRSVYLPVFLTKKERKKLRRQNRREAWKEEQEKIRLGLEPPPEPKLRISNLMRVLGTEAVQDPTKIEAHVREQMAKRQKLHEEANAARKLTDDQRRDKKMRKLKEDTTLGVHVAVYRIRELQDQQSKKFKVETNAKQLFLTGVCVLFRDCCVVVVEGGPKQQKKYRRLMLHRIKWEEDLVKNADGNEIPNACVLVWEGTNQRRNFGEFKYKSFPLEKSARDFFQKHHVEHYWDLAYSGAVLEASEDS
- the LOC131271218 gene encoding U4/U6 small nuclear ribonucleoprotein Prp3 isoform X2 codes for the protein MACLSHRELDAVRSSLEKQVSKVLGSADTNVLSAIESNLYNGFDRCKLVKDLSCVIGDSKALRIGDKVEDFVDNFRSHGQPIRTAAAGKTTIESASSNKRSAEPTVAIPNQPVDWKRAKRNEDNKEEMLPKNGGEGKNNGQNTEAATKFSMAHIQMMMENAQRQIEERKKNLQSIKNNKIANIPASAIAAADAVTAKAPAISDAERSKKIAQLQEQIRLKLSGTLANVLPPPQMVQDKPKPLILDAEGRTVDGSGRTVVVPQLTPTLKANIRAKKRESTKTQQAAERVQNDEANDTHFHDDRIALKPAIRSKRSLRFHEPGKFQQLAERMRMKAQLEKLQNEISQIARKTGISSATKLALIAPKAESHSNDVPLMEWWDSVILADDLNTFDDQGNISIRDSSITNLIEHPTQMRPPNESSRSVYLPVFLTKKERKKLRRQNRREAWKEEQEKIRLGLEPPPEPKLRISNLMRVLGTEAVQDPTKIEAHVREQMAKRQKLHEEANAARKLTDDQRRDKKMRKLKEDTTLGVHVAVYRIRELQDQQSKKFKVETNAKQLFLTGVCVLFRDCCVVVVEGGPKQQKKYRRLMLHRIKWEEDLVKNADGNEIPNACVLVWEGTNQRRNFGEFKYKSFPLEKSARDFFQKHHVEHYWDLAYSGAVLEASEDS